The following coding sequences are from one Neurospora crassa OR74A linkage group I, whole genome shotgun sequence window:
- a CDS encoding TPR domain-containing protein → MANQGPTLDDYYNLGSHHRPISTTSAATQLWFDRGLIWSFGFNHEESVKCFERAVAADPDCAIAYWGIAYSLGPNYNKPWSVFDEDELQKTIDRAWEVLELARQKAAAPGSTCTPAEHALLDALQYRYPKRAAKPKKDFALEHGYAQAMAKVYQQFSSDLDVAALYVDALMNLTPWKLWDPTTGEPAKGAQTLEAKRVVEQSLAQDPYHPGLLHLYIHLMEMSSHPEVALRLADNLRGLVPDAGHLNHMPTHLDVICGDYRRAISSNSQAIVADEKWVSKEGHNGALNFYALYRCHNYHFRIYAAMFAGQYKVALETVTQLEAALPGSLLRVKSPPMADWLEGFLAMRVHVLVRFGRWQEIAALVPPQDTELYCTTVAMIHYAKGVALANSNRTREAERHRQLFAEAVKRVPPSRTVFNNTCRDILAIAAAMLDGELEFRRGNVELGFERLRDAIKLDDNLPYDEPWGWMQPTRHAYGALLLEQGRVEEAAAVYRADLGLDDTLPRSLQHRNNVWALHGYHECLVKLGRKEEARLLQNQLELAVACADVPIRSSCFCRSRL, encoded by the coding sequence ATGGCCAACCAAGGCCCCACCCTCGACGACTATTACAATCTCGGCTCACATCATCGACCCATATCCACCACCAGCGCGGCAACTCAGCTCTGGTTTGATCGTGGCCTCATCTGGAGCTTCGGCTTCAACCACGAAGAGTCCGTCAAGTGTTTTGAACGCGCCGTGGCTGCCGATCCAGATTGCGCCATTGCCTACTGGGGCATCGCCTACTCCCTGGGCCCCAACTATAACAAACCATGGAGCGTGTTTGACGAAGATGAGCTACAGAAGACTATAGATCGGGCATGGGAAGTCCTGGAACTGGCAAGACAAAAGGCAGCTGCCCCTGGGTCGACGTGTACTCCGGCAGAACATGCCCTCCTTGATGCCCTCCAGTATCGATATCCCAAGAGAGCggccaagcccaagaaggacTTTGCACTGGAACACGGCTACGCCCAAGCAATGGCCAAAGTCTACCAGCAGTTCTCATCCGACCTGGACGTTGCCGCCCTCTATGTCGACGCCCTCATGAACCTCACCCCTTGGAAGCTTTGGGATCCGACGACGGGAGAGCCTGCAAAGGGTGCACAGACTCTTGAAGCCAAGCGCGTTGTCGAACAGAGTCTAGCCCAGGACCCCTACCATCCAGGCCTGCTTCACCTGTACATCCATCTTATGGAGATGTCAAGCCACCCCGAGGTAGCACTCCGGCTGGCGGACAACCTGCGCGGTCTCGTCCCGGATGCCGGCCATCTCAATCACATGCCCACTCATCTTGATGTGATCTGCGGGGACTACCGGCGGGccatctcctccaactcccaGGCCATTGTTGCTGACGAGAAGTGGGTGAGCAAAGAAGGTCACAATGGAGCGCTCAACTTCTACGCCCTCTACCGCTGCCACAACTACCACTTCCGCATCTATGCCGCCATGTTCGCCGGTCAGTACAAGGTGGCTCTAGAAACCGTCACGCAACTGGAAGCGGCCCTCCCCGGAAGCCTGCTCCGGGTCAAGTCGCCGCCCATGGCCGACTGGCTCGAAGGGTTCCTGGCCATGCGCGTGCATGTTCTCGTCCGCTTTGGGAGGTGGCAGGAAATTGCCGCGTTGGTCCCGCCACAAGACACTGAGCTCTACTGCACCACCGTGGCCATGATCCATTATGCCAAAGGTGTGGCGCTTGCCAATTCAAACCGCACCAGAGAAGCCGAACGCCATCGGCAGCTGTTTGCCGAAGCTGTCAAGAGAGTGCCGCCTTCGAGGACCGTCTTCAACAACACTTGTCGGGATATCCTGGCGATCGCTGCTGCCATGTTGGATGGCGAGCTGGAATTCCGCAGAGGCAATGTCGAGCTGGGATTTGAGCGTTTGCGAGATGCCATCAAGTTGGATGATAACCTGCCGTATGATGAGCCTTGGGGGTGGATGCAACCGACCCGACATGCGTACGGTGCTCTCCTTTTGGAACAGGGACGGGTAGAAGAGGCCGCGGCGGTTTATCGCGCGGATCTGGGTCTGGATGATACGCTCCCGAGATCCCTTCAGCATCGAAACAATGTCTGGGCGTTGCATGGATACCACGAGTGTTTGGTGAAGTTGGGGAGAAAGGAGGAAGCACGACTGTTGCAGAATCAATTAGAGCTGGCTGTCGCGTGTGCGGATGTCCCCATTCGGTCATCTTGCTTTTGTCGAAGTCGTCTTTGA